In Arachis hypogaea cultivar Tifrunner chromosome 7, arahy.Tifrunner.gnm2.J5K5, whole genome shotgun sequence, the genomic window CTTCATGGTctggagttttttttttcttcatgggTCTACATGATCCATTATGGAGTTCTTTCAAATGTGTCCACGTACATGTCCAAGACTTAAAAATAAACAAGGTTTAACGGTACTGTTTACATTGCCtgctgattttttttaaattaatatcttgGGCCTCCACAAAACATTATCTCGGGCCGAGGGTTTTATGTCTTTCTTGTGCATGATGTTGGCATTGTGTTGTTTCGTattatctttcttatctttttagaCATGCACTTGCATAAACTACATGCTTTGTTATATCTTCTCATTGCGCAACTTATGTGCAAATTTGAATTAATATGTTCCTTTTTTTGGTGTGTGTAACGTTTGCTGCGCCGTATTCTCGCCAAAGAGAGATTTTGTTCCCAGATGAGCATTGCCAAGGAGACCGATGTGCCCTTTGGACTCTTAGACCACAACACGAGTTAGTGGACGACGTCAGTTCCTTTGATTCGCatttccattgtcctctcttcttcattatttttcttgttttttgttaTCTTCAAACTAGGGCTTACCCTTTCATCCCCTTTAATCGTAGATCCTTAACCTATTGGTGAAAATGCTGACTGTGGAGCGCGGTGATGAGTCAGCATGGTGGCTACCCACAACATTTGCGGTAAGGCATGCTATTCCTGACAAACCTTTTCCATGCACTGTAATTACTTTCTTTATGGAGTTAATTGTATCAGGTGTATAACATTTTGGTCTAATTATTGCTTCAGCAACTGGCCCTTAACCCAACAACATACTGCAAGGACACATTGGAGTTCATTCGGACTCGTTACATGATTAAGAAAgctgataaaataaaaaaggctAGTTGAACTGAGAACTCCATATTGTTATGTACTCTTGTATATGTATTATTCACTAACAAAGGGTCTACAATGTTCCTCCTACCATGTAGATTTACATCCCCCTCAATAAGGATAGGCATTGGTTTCTCATGATCGTTGACCTCGATTTGGGAGACCTTATCTACTTGGACTCTGCAAAGGACCCAGATGATCGGGCGCACAGAGTTCAAATGATGACATACGTTGTACGGTGCAAAATTTTTATCCCTTATGGACTATTCTATTCTTGGCGTGACGTCCAATGTCATTTATTCTCACATTGGGAAGTGGATGTAGGCTTTCTTCTTGGAGACAATGTTGACGGACAAGAGGTTTTATGAAAACCAAGCAAGTATCCCACCGCTGGTGTCGCGGTTCAATCTAAGAGAACCTCTCGTCACACAACAAAAGGACAAGTCGTAAGTTCTATTTGAAACGTAATTTAATTTCATCAACTTCGAAGAATACTTCATGGACACAAACTAATTTGTATTTCAAATTACTTTGGGTCTTCTTTTAACCAAAATGCAGAAAAGATTGCGGAGTCTTTGTAGCCCAATGGATGCAACTTTCCCATCTGTGGGGCACGTATGATATTCAGGTGAGCATTACACATTCATGGGAGAAAATAGAAACTATGACACCTTTGAAAGTCAATTTTCATACTTTGTTGTGTGATATGGTCACCAATGGTTTGCTCACTAATCTAGGGTGTCACTGACCTTACCCGGATGAGCCTAGCACTAGACATTTTCTTCTCAAAAGCCAACAAAAAGAGGGACGAAGTGGTGAAACTTGCTATTGATTATTGGGACAAGCATGATCAAAAATCCAGCACAACGAGAACGAAGTCGGCGAAGAAATCTGTCGCCGAAGTTGTTTCACTGGCCACCAGCAGCAGCCAAAGCATGACCATCTAATGTGTAGAGATTGCACGGTCATGTTCCACGCCGAATGATGCTTACGTAGGAGTACTTCTTTTTGGGACAAGTCACATGATGCATTTTGGTTAGATTGGGGGTGTATAATCATTCTAGAAATTGCTACACTTTGTGTTAGTATATATTACTATTGGAATCGGTCTTGATCAGCACAAGATCATGGATTCTGCTGTGTATCTTTTGGGAATTTGTGCGCTTCTCCTGATCATGGGTGTATGGGTCTGAGATTCTTTTGGGTATTTAATTACTAGCTATTTTTGGCACCAAACAACAAGGTTTAACCTTGTAACTTTGCTGTTTCAAATTGTTAAGATTTCACAACGTCCTGCGGATTAAGTAACTTCAACGAAGTGATTATGTTATCTGAAAGTAgcattagatttttaatttttttagatattcaaACTTCACATATAACATGtccaaaattaaaaaatggtTTTTATCATGTTGTTGACAAAACCCAAAATATAATGTGTATAACAGTTTTAATATAACTAGCATACCTTTATTGGAATAAGTAACATTATTTGATTCATTATGAATCTTAattttaaaaggaaaaagattcgtGCAATGCACATTTAGAGATTTAGAATTATTTGCAGTAGTCATTAGCATGAAAAGGCAAAAAAATTTTTCTACTGATTAATTGAAATTATTGGATTATATTGTAATTCAGAGAACTTAATCCAGTACTGTAAAGACTAAATTGTATTAACAAAGGTTATTTAATTACATTTGTAGTTGTCACTTTTAGATGTTAACATAACTAAAACACCTTCATAATCAGTCGGTGGATTTGGGTTTTTGTCTTTGTTATTAAAAGTAGCATTAGATCATAACTTGACCCTtggggaaaaaaaataaaaaatcaatatcTATCGGCTGGTGAATGAAAGTAAAGGCTATAATGATCTCTGCTTGCAGCAAGCAAAATTTTGCCATTGAAAGTCTGACGTAATTACAAAAAAAGCCAAATAATAAAACTCATGTACTTAGCATATTCAACTGCGCTGCACCTAAACAACATTGATGCACAAAAAGCCAAAAAGAGTATTTTAAACACCCACTGACTCctgagaaaaacaaacaaaatcactAACTGAAGCATCACTGGGACTTCTCAATGCCATCTGAGCCTATTGTTGCATTCAGCGATTTCAGGAGATCTAGTACCTGCGAATCCCTTCAACCAATGAATAAATGGAACACGTCCCATCTAATTGATAAATATTATATGCAATCGAGAGGAGTACCTGTTGGTGATAGTCGCAACTGCCTACATCTGCAACAGATGCTAGAATCTCACTTTGTGCAGTTCCGACGATCCTCTCCTGAGTTCCCACGGGTTTTAATTCTGACAAAACATTTTTCCCATCTCGTGAATACACCGATGCTGACCTCGGAGGCAGACTTGTTTCATGTACCCCCATAAAGTTCTGCAACATCAACCCAAATAATCATTCACCACAGTTAATTCAGATATGCTGGCTATAAAACAACTTCACACCCCAAAACATTATCTCATAATTTCATTCACTTAGCAGGCAAAAGTGATGCTAATTCTCCCAGCATAAGTAGTTGAGGGAGATATTCCCCACAATCCCATACAAAAAAGTATAATATATGTTTCATCCATACATTAAATCATGTCCCTCGAAGGTTCCTTTAACAAGAAATCAATCAAATGAAATGCTAAGGTGCACTATTGAGATTCCATATTAATAAATATACCATAAACCTACAATTTTAAATTAGCATTCATGGGATTctatagaaaaaaaatacatgCCAGATTGTATATCAAATTATGTCCACAATCCCCACAACCCCATACAGAAACTGAGACATGTTCATCCAAACATTAAATTATGTCACTAGAAggcctaattaaaaaattatgctgTAATAAGGAATTAAGAAAATGAAGGGCCAAGATGCAGTATTGAAATTTCATATTGAAAAATATATTCAAAcctgcattttttctaaaattacatGAAATTCTGCAAAAAAAAACCAAATTGTACTTAATAAAGCACGAACCTCATTGGCCCCTGGTATTTCGACAGATTCTTCATCCTCTTGCAGACCCCATTTGGATCGGTTTGGTACCCTATCAAGACATGTCCGCTTTGTGAGGCCGGTCCTTTTGCAGAATGTACATCtcctcttctttccctttttgCCTTTGGACCGTGGAGCACCTTTAGTTCTAACAACAACGGGATCCCGAATGTCCTCGTCCGCATTTGCTTTTCTTCCCTCATTCGGTTGACCAAGTATTGCATGGATGTCAGTACAAATTCCGCGAATTCCCTCCATTGCAGTCTTAAATACAGTTCGATTCTTTGAACCAAGGTATAACATCCACTGTGATGCCGCATGGAGTGCCCCATGCCGCAATAGAAAACCTCTCTCGCTCAACATGTCGCCGGTCTTATCGCCGTACTCTTCAATTGCCTTGGCGTCCCTCCTCCACCGCTTCAAAATTAAACGATTTGGAATATCCTTTAAATGCTCGTGCTTCATGACAAAGAACATGTGTCTGCATGGAAAGCCCTCCTTCTCCCAGAATCGGCACCGACATTCCATTCTGGTCATGGTCCTATCAAATAAGGTAACAATGTTGTGGCCGGGatgaccatactcttccattgTGTATACCATTGTTGTGGAGACCCTCCTTTTACTCACAAAATTAACCGCTCCAACACCGTCAATCTCTTTCTTAACTAGTACAAAAATAGCTCTCGTGTAAACATCTGCAGCGCACCTCTCAATAGGATCCAGGCACGTTGTTAGAACAGGGGTGCTATATATTGAATTGAATTGCGCAACTAGCTCGTTGTTGCGGTATTCTCGGACTACTAACTCCAAATTTTGCACCAATTCCAAAATACTATGTCTTGAGTTCAAAAATCCCTTTATGTGAGAATTTATTCCCTCACACCTAGACGTTGTGCGATATCCAGCACAAAACTTGCCACGAAGGTACGCATTACACCACATGTGCCTTTTTTCGTACATCTGGTTTGCCCAACATTTTTTGTGTAGACCAAATTTCTCAGAAGCTTCTTCCCATTCAAGCTCGAAGTCATCTACCTCCATGTCAGCATAAAGCCATTTACAGAATATCTCACGAAACATCTGCTCGCCTCCATTCGAGGTTACATTCTTCTGTAAGTGCCATGCACACAACCGATGAGTAGCTTCTGGAAACACTTTTTTGACTGCCGCAATCATCGCATCATCGCCATCAGTTACCACAACAGAAGGCTGCTTATTACACATCACCTCCAACAAATTCTCCAACATCCACGTATAACTTTCTATTGTTTCATCTAGCACCAATCCAAATCCGAATATCGTGGTTTGCTTATGATTGTTTGACCCAGAGAATATCACTAACGGGCGCTGGTACTTATTCTTCTTGTATGTCGAGTCAAAGGCGACCACATCCCCAAAATACTGATAGTCTACTCTGCAAGGTCCATCAGCCCAGAACATGTTCGCCAACATTCCATCCTTTGTAACATTATACCTAGCCATTGACATTGGATCCGCCGCTGCCTTTCCCTCTAGATATACAATAGCGGCATTCGAGTCACCATTAACGACCTTGGCCCGCCTCATGTGATCAATGTAGTTGTATGCATCCTTTTTTGTAAAGCCCAACAAAGAGTACCCTCCGGCAACCCCAGCCATGTAACCCAAAATCTTTGATGTCGAAACACTATACCCACGCATGCCATCTATGTTTGCCTTTGCAGCATCCGATATACGACGGAATTTCGGAATCATGTGCACCATCCTTCGAGGTGTCAGTTCATGATTGTGATCCAAGATTACTTTGCGAACCTTCCATGTTGAGTTTTCCCTATCCAGATAAATCGACAGCTTCGCCAAGCAATTAGTCCTTGTTTCAGGACGGTGTCCCCTTTTTCTATCCAACCTGTTCAAGTGTTTCTCATCTCTCAGTCCGGCCCTATTACAAAAAAACCTTCTCCTTATCAAATTTCCTTCTTCATCCTTTCCATAATCACCCTTGCGCACGCCAAATCCATGACATCTGCCAAATTTACTGTAAAAATCATATGCTCTTTCCTCACTTCGAAAGACTTTTCTTATTATATCTTGTTCTGACAACCCGAATACATCAGCATAATCGGATGGATACTCATCCGATACTCCATTCATGCTGTCACCGCCGCATGCATCATCCAATTCCTCATCAGGCCTACACCCCTCATCCCTTTGGCTTCCTTCCATCATGTCGCAACCCTTATTTCCTTTTGTGAATTCCATCTGATCAAAATCAATTGCAAGAACATAAAAACCAATTTCAAAGTCTTGGAAATCTGCTATACACTCATGCTGAAATTATTCTTAAGTGAAAACCACACAAACATGCTACTTCACAAATAGAAAAATTCAACTAACCATGCCACAACATTTATTAGCAAACCATTCATTACTCAACAGAACATTATCCATCCCCTTCAATCACACATCATTTTAATTTAATCATTCATATTTTAAAAGCTCCAGATAAAAAAGAAATCATGTTTTGATAGTCTAATTATTTTGTctagattaaaaatataaatggtttaattatttaaatattatatatattatgacaCAACCAATTATGCAAGATACACATACAAACCTCACATACATTAACAATAAAGGAGTTTCCTAATGaatatttaatttaatcattCATACTTTACACGTtccaaataaaaaatcaattaaccTTCCAAAGTCTAATTATTATGTCCAGGTTAGAAACATAAGtgctttaattatttaaatatatgacACAACCAAATAATATGTGGATACATTCAAATATAGTGTTATTATGTGTAAATCTTCAGACATGGCAACCCATTATTTTGgaatatataaataaaacaaattttgcAATATACACCTACAAATAACACATGCTTTAACACTAGAGGAAGAGGGGAATGACAAACCCCCTCTTTcgtcattttcaaaataaattaaaaaacaaagaCACAACTCAAATTAATAGTATGCATCCTTTAAGTTAAAccttttaactttttcaaaactttataaCTTCAAAATATTTCTTCTTCCACCGATACATAATAGAAATCAATGCACATAAAGAATAAACAGAGTTCACAAGAAACACATACCTCCATTCCTTCGCCGCATACGAGATGGACAGCAGCTGAAAAAACCGGTCTCCCTCTCCCAACCCTCTGCAACGACAATGCCGAAATCCCCCAATTCCACTCCGATCTAGGCAGATGGTGAAACCACTTGCACCAACATTCAAAACCTGCaacaaaaccctaaaccaaaccCACATAACATTTCCTTATCCCATAATGTCAAGctgttattttttttaaccaaTGTTACcgtgttttactttttttttgggTTAGGATCCAGGACAACTAACAAGCTCAGACCATAGAAAACCAAATCCCACTATGGCAAAAATGAATCACACTGACAATTAAAAAGCCCAAACACCCCTAGCCCAATATCTTCTAAATTAATTACTCacgctaaactaaactaattaacatAATTTAGCATAGGTGATCACGTGCCAGTAGCAGAGAGAATGTTCTTTATGTCAGCTGTTTCTGCAATATTTATCTTCAACCAACTTTTATTTAGACATTTGTCAAAATCTTAAAGTGACAGCAACAACATACATGTGTAGAAAAAATTTTCCTTCTACACCCTAGACTTCACCATAACTAATTTGTACTAACGTGAATAGGCAGTAAAAGTAGAACTCTTGATCTTATCCGGAACTATGAACTTAGCTTGAACGTAATTTTGGGAATAAATTTTATTTGGAGATCACttcgataaaaatattaaaaatatttttgtaagatGTTTATATGTGTCAtgatattatttagtatttttattaaattggtagtaatttattttttaataaatcagaataaaatcaatttattataacaataataataaacttaattgtctgtattataattattagattcgATTTGATCCGACTGATTTACACAATCTAAACACTattcagaataaccatccgaataccagggataataaacatctcacaAATCGAACCCTTGACTtttcggatctagaactctaataccatgtcatgaactCACTCATCCTAAAAGCGTAACCTGACaagacaatgtaacactaatgaccatatctctaatactt contains:
- the LOC114924206 gene encoding protein FAR1-RELATED SEQUENCE 5-like; this translates as MEMEFTKGNKGCDMMEGSQRDEGCRPDEELDDACGGDSMNGVSDEYPSDYADVFGLSEQDIIRKVFRSEERAYDFYSKFGRCHGFGVRKGDYGKDEEGNLIRRRFFCNRAGLRDEKHLNRLDRKRGHRPETRTNCLAKLSIYLDRENSTWKVRKVILDHNHELTPRRMVHMIPKFRRISDAAKANIDGMRGYSVSTSKILGYMAGVAGGYSLLGFTKKDAYNYIDHMRRAKVVNGDSNAAIVYLEGKAAADPMSMARYNVTKDGMLANMFWADGPCRVDYQYFGDVVAFDSTYKKNKYQRPLVIFSGSNNHKQTTIFGFGLVLDETIESYTWMLENLLEVMCNKQPSVVVTDGDDAMIAAVKKVFPEATHRLCAWHLQKNVTSNGGEQMFREIFCKWLYADMEVDDFELEWEEASEKFGLHKKCWANQMYEKRHMWCNAYLRGKFCAGYRTTSRCEGINSHIKGFLNSRHSILELVQNLELVVREYRNNELVAQFNSIYSTPVLTTCLDPIERCAADVYTRAIFVLVKKEIDGVGAVNFVSKRRVSTTMVYTMEEYGHPGHNIVTLFDRTMTRMECRCRFWEKEGFPCRHMFFVMKHEHLKDIPNRLILKRWRRDAKAIEEYGDKTGDMLSERGFLLRHGALHAASQWMLYLGSKNRTVFKTAMEGIRGICTDIHAILGQPNEGRKANADEDIRDPVVVRTKGAPRSKGKKGKKRRCTFCKRTGLTKRTCLDRVPNRSKWGLQEDEESVEIPGANENFMGVHETSLPPRSASVYSRDGKNVLSELKPVGTQERIVGTAQSEILASVADVGSCDYHQQVLDLLKSLNATIGSDGIEKSQ